In one window of Posidoniimonas corsicana DNA:
- a CDS encoding c-type cytochrome domain-containing protein: MDCRPLAAVVRACIALLFFLFTGHGASGEPVTFLGEVRDVLRSHCVGCHNPNRSEADLDLSSFPAVMEGSYSGEVVVAGQPDESLLYLVTAHEDEPAMPPGGRMIPQEELEVLKSWISGGLLESPDSTPTPADAPVGAPASSPAAAPLVFLGERSDPVVALDASVDTGVVAVGGQLQVLLVDIDKWRLKEVLPYPEGVPQTLRFSRDGSLLLAGGGVHGQSGGVVMWDARSGERVATRSDEFDAVLAVDISPSNGSVAWGGPDRKVKVSPADTLVPTRRFEKHTDWVLDARFSPEGLLLASSDRAGGVYAVEAESGSTLHSLRGHNGAVTAVAWVDRGDTLATASEDGTVRQWNMHTGQQSARWTAHADGVLDLVATEAGLVTAGRDGRVIVWDADGKALHKSEPLPSMPTAIAPLGNDAIAVGCLDGSLWRWSVGSDQLVAFELANGETTTSLADLPQAGARPPELSSGDRAVPTTASLSVTDPTSLADAAALVQRVTSLQRDVSDLLASAESLRDQIAETEEAIARLESAMGDSEQTRELEQAATASRAEFESLGQRLVRLAAVQANMDDALRELAVEPACSDELLVHAATLQRVAREKIARALQEVSRKQQVARERRDACAEDLASSMQGPSPEQQRELDARRRELSGQQALLADLEARLQTLLRGAE; this comes from the coding sequence ATGGATTGCCGCCCACTCGCCGCCGTCGTGCGTGCCTGCATCGCCTTGCTGTTCTTTCTCTTCACCGGACACGGCGCGAGCGGTGAGCCTGTCACGTTCCTTGGCGAGGTGCGTGACGTACTCCGCAGCCACTGTGTCGGCTGCCACAACCCGAACCGGAGCGAGGCTGACCTCGACCTCTCCTCGTTCCCCGCGGTGATGGAAGGTTCGTACTCTGGCGAGGTGGTGGTCGCTGGGCAGCCGGATGAGAGTCTGCTGTACCTGGTGACCGCCCACGAGGACGAGCCCGCGATGCCCCCCGGCGGCCGGATGATACCGCAGGAAGAACTGGAGGTCCTTAAGAGCTGGATCTCCGGCGGTCTGCTGGAGTCGCCCGATTCGACGCCGACGCCGGCGGACGCCCCGGTCGGGGCGCCGGCGTCCAGTCCTGCCGCTGCGCCGCTAGTGTTCCTTGGCGAGCGTTCCGACCCAGTGGTCGCGCTGGACGCTAGCGTGGACACCGGTGTGGTGGCAGTCGGCGGGCAGCTACAGGTGCTTCTTGTCGACATCGACAAATGGCGCCTTAAGGAGGTGCTGCCGTACCCCGAGGGCGTCCCGCAGACGCTCCGCTTCTCGCGAGACGGTTCGCTGCTGCTGGCCGGCGGCGGCGTGCACGGGCAGTCAGGAGGCGTGGTGATGTGGGATGCGCGGTCGGGCGAGCGGGTTGCGACGCGGTCCGACGAGTTTGACGCGGTCCTGGCCGTCGATATCTCACCGAGCAACGGCTCGGTCGCATGGGGCGGTCCCGACCGGAAGGTCAAGGTTTCGCCTGCTGACACGCTCGTCCCAACGCGACGGTTTGAGAAGCACACCGACTGGGTGCTCGACGCCCGGTTCTCCCCCGAGGGGCTGCTGCTGGCGTCGTCCGACCGAGCCGGCGGCGTCTATGCGGTCGAAGCCGAGTCGGGCAGCACGCTTCACTCGCTGAGGGGGCACAACGGCGCTGTGACCGCGGTCGCGTGGGTCGATCGTGGCGATACCCTGGCGACGGCGAGCGAAGACGGCACCGTGCGGCAGTGGAACATGCACACCGGCCAGCAGTCCGCCCGCTGGACCGCGCACGCGGACGGGGTGCTTGATTTGGTCGCAACCGAGGCCGGATTGGTGACCGCCGGCCGCGACGGGCGAGTGATCGTCTGGGACGCCGACGGAAAAGCTCTGCACAAGTCTGAACCGTTGCCGTCGATGCCGACCGCTATTGCCCCACTCGGGAATGACGCCATCGCGGTTGGCTGCCTCGACGGAAGCCTGTGGAGGTGGTCCGTGGGATCCGATCAGCTGGTGGCGTTCGAGCTTGCCAACGGCGAGACGACGACCAGCCTCGCCGACCTTCCGCAAGCGGGCGCCCGCCCTCCAGAACTGTCCTCTGGTGATCGGGCCGTGCCCACGACGGCGTCGCTGTCCGTAACCGACCCCACGAGTCTTGCCGACGCCGCCGCGCTGGTGCAGCGCGTCACGTCGCTGCAGCGGGACGTTTCCGACCTGCTTGCCAGCGCGGAGAGCCTGCGTGACCAGATCGCGGAAACCGAGGAGGCGATCGCACGGCTCGAGTCAGCCATGGGCGACTCCGAGCAGACCAGGGAGCTTGAGCAGGCAGCCACAGCGTCCCGTGCGGAGTTTGAGTCTCTTGGCCAGCGGCTAGTGAGGTTGGCCGCGGTGCAGGCCAACATGGACGACGCACTCCGCGAGCTAGCGGTTGAACCGGCTTGTAGCGATGAACTACTTGTCCACGCGGCGACCTTGCAGAGGGTGGCGAGAGAAAAGATTGCCCGCGCGCTGCAGGAAGTCTCAAGGAAGCAGCAAGTCGCGCGTGAGCGTCGCGACGCGTGTGCGGAGGACTTGGCAAGTTCTATGCAGGGTCCCTCTCCCGAGCAGCAGCGGGAGTTGGATGCCCGCCGCAGAGAACTATCAGGGCAACAAGCATTGCTGGCCGATCTCGAGGCCAGGCTGCAGACGCTGCTTCGGGGCGCGGAATAG